A stretch of Labrus mixtus chromosome 7, fLabMix1.1, whole genome shotgun sequence DNA encodes these proteins:
- the LOC132977406 gene encoding S-adenosylhomocysteine hydrolase-like protein 1 isoform X2: MSEPEGDAKLEVVKQASKDVKESENVAEKYSAMTVSKNSEMNMGELSSAFSAVPTHKPVKKQIQFVEDKQEFSRFPTKTGRRSLSRSISQSSTDSYSSDSSDDETSPRDKTQVNSKGSSDFCVKNIKQAEFGRREIEIAEQDMSALISLRKRAQSEKPLAGAKIVGCTHITAQTAVLIETLVALGAQCRWTACNIYSTQNEVAAALSETGVAVFAWKGESEDDFWWCIDRCVNSEGWQPNTILDDGGDLTHWMYKKYPNVFKKIRGIVEESVTGVHRLYQLSKAGKLCVPAMNVNDSVTKQKFDNLYCCRESILDGLKRTTDIMFGGKQVVVCGYGEVGKGCCAALKALGAIVCVTEIDPICALQACMDGFRVVKLNEVIRQVDVTITCTGNKNVVTRDQLDRMKNGSIVCNMGHSNTEIDVASLRTPELTWERVRSQVDHVIWPDGKRVILLAEGRLLNLSCSTVPTFVLSITATTQALALIELYNAPEGRYKQDVYLLPKKMDEYVASLHLATFDAHLTELSDDQAKYLGLNKNGPFKPNYYRY; the protein is encoded by the exons ATGTCAGAACCGGAAGGAGATGCTAAGTTGGAGGTGGTGAAGCAGGCAAGCAAAGATGTGAAAGAAAGCGAAAACGTAGCGGAAAAATATTCAGCCATGACCGTAAGCAAGAATAGTGAAATGAACATGGGAGAGCTGTCGTCCGCCTTCAGCGCTGTGCCCACTCACAAGCCGGTGAAGAAG caAATCCAGTTTGTGGAGGATAAGCAGGAGTTCAGCAGGTTTCCCACCAAGACCGGACGTCGCTCGCTGTCCCGCTCTATCTCACAGTCATCCACCGACAGCTACAGCTCTG ATAGCTCGGATGATGAGACTTCCCCTCGGGACAAAACTCAGGTGAACTCCAAAGGCAGCAGCGACTTCTGTGTCAAGAACATCAAACAGGCTGAATTTGGCAGACGTGAGATCGAGATTGCAGAGCAAG aTATGTCAGCTCTGATCTCACTGAGGAAGAGAGCTCAAAGTGAGAAACCATTGGCAGGTGCCAAAATTGTGGGCTGCACTCACATCACTGCCCAGACTGCA gtgctgATCGAGACTCTGGTGGCTCTGGGGGCTCAGTGCCGTTGGACTGCATGTAACATATACTCCACACAGAATGAAGTGGCTGCTGCTCTGTCAGAGACCG gtgtggcTGTATTCGCCTGGAAAGGGGAGTCTGAGGATGATTTCTGGTGGTGCATTGACCGTTGCGTCAACAGTGAGGGTTGGCAGCCTAACACG aTCCTTGATGATGGAGGAGACTTGACACACTGGATGTACAAGAAATACCCCAATGTATTCAAGAAGATCAGGGGTATTGTGGAGGAGAGTGTCACTGGGGTTCACAG GCTGTATCAGCTGTCCAAAGCTGGAAAACTTTGTGTACCTGCCATGAATGTCAACGACTCTGTGACGAAGCAGAAGTTTGACAACCTGTACTGCTGCAGAGAGTCAATCCTGGATGG CTTGAAGAGAACCACAGACATCATGTTTGGAGGCAAACAGGTGGTTGTTTGTGGGTATGGCGAG GTTGGAAAAGGATGCTGTGCTGCTCTGAAAGCTCTGGGAGCCATCGTCTGTGTTACAGAGATTGATCCCATCTGTGCCCTGCAGGCCTG CATGGATGGATTCAGGGTGGTCAAGCTGAACGAGGTCATTCGCCAGGTTGATGTCACCATCACATGCACAG GGAACAAGAATGTGGTGACCAGAGACCAGTTGGACCGGATGAAAAATGGCTCCATTGTCTGCAACATGGGACACTCCAACACTGAGATTGATGTG GCAAGTCTTAGGACCCCTGAGCTGACCTGGGAGAGGGTGCGCTCTCAGGTGGATCATGTTATTTGGCCTGATGGCAAGAGGGTCATTCTTCTGGCTGAG gGGCGTCTCCTTAACCTCAGCTGCTCCACTGTTCCTACCTTTGTCTTGTCCATCACAGCAACAACTCAG gCCCTGGCCCTCATCGAGTTGTACAATGCGCCTGAAGGACGTTACAAGCAGGATGTGTACTTGCTTCCCAAGAAGATGG ATGAGTATGTTGCCAGTCTGCACCTGGCCACTTTTGATGCCCACCTGACGGAGCTTTCTGATGATCAGGCAAAATACTTGGGCCTGAATAAGAATGGTCCTTTTAAACCCAACTACTACAG GTATTAG
- the srsf3b gene encoding serine/arginine-rich splicing factor 3b, with the protein MHRDCPLDCKVYVGNLGNNGNKTELERSFGYYGPLRSVWVARNPPGFAFVEFEDPRDATDAVRELDGRNLCGCRVRVELSNGEKRSRTRGAPPSWSRRPRGDRDDYRRRSPPARRRSPRRRSFSRSRSRSFSRDRRRERSLSRDRNHKPSRSFSRSRSRSRSADRK; encoded by the exons ATGCATCGTGACTGTCCGCTTGACTGCAAGGTCTATGTTGGAAATCTGGGCAACAATGGGAACAAAACAGAGCTGGAGAGGTCGTTTGGCTACTATGGTCCTCTGCGAAGTGTCTGGGTGGCCAGAAACCCTCCTGGCTTTGCCTTTGTAGAGTTTGAAGATCCAAGAGATGCAACTGATGCAGTGCGTGAGCTCGATGGACG GAATTTGTGTGGTTGCCGGGTAAGAGTAGAGCTGTCAAACGGTGAGAAACGCAGCCGAACCAGAGGCGCTCCCCCTTCGTGGAGCAGACGTCCTCGAGGAGACCGAGATGACTACAGGCGGCGGAGCCCTCCAGCAAGGCGAAG ATCCCCACGCAGGAGGAGCTTCAGCCGCAGTCGCAGCAG GTCTTTCTccagagacaggaggagggagaggtcCTTGTCCCGGGACAGGAACCATAAACCTTCAAGGTCTTTTTCACGATCAAGGAG CCGCTCCAGGTctgcagacaggaagtag
- the LOC132977406 gene encoding S-adenosylhomocysteine hydrolase-like protein 1 isoform X1, with product MSEPEGDAKLEVVKQASKDVKESENVAEKYSAMTVSKNSEMNMGELSSAFSAVPTHKPVKKQIQFVEDKQEFSRFPTKTGRRSLSRSISQSSTDSYSSAASYTDSSDDETSPRDKTQVNSKGSSDFCVKNIKQAEFGRREIEIAEQDMSALISLRKRAQSEKPLAGAKIVGCTHITAQTAVLIETLVALGAQCRWTACNIYSTQNEVAAALSETGVAVFAWKGESEDDFWWCIDRCVNSEGWQPNTILDDGGDLTHWMYKKYPNVFKKIRGIVEESVTGVHRLYQLSKAGKLCVPAMNVNDSVTKQKFDNLYCCRESILDGLKRTTDIMFGGKQVVVCGYGEVGKGCCAALKALGAIVCVTEIDPICALQACMDGFRVVKLNEVIRQVDVTITCTGNKNVVTRDQLDRMKNGSIVCNMGHSNTEIDVASLRTPELTWERVRSQVDHVIWPDGKRVILLAEGRLLNLSCSTVPTFVLSITATTQALALIELYNAPEGRYKQDVYLLPKKMDEYVASLHLATFDAHLTELSDDQAKYLGLNKNGPFKPNYYRY from the exons ATGTCAGAACCGGAAGGAGATGCTAAGTTGGAGGTGGTGAAGCAGGCAAGCAAAGATGTGAAAGAAAGCGAAAACGTAGCGGAAAAATATTCAGCCATGACCGTAAGCAAGAATAGTGAAATGAACATGGGAGAGCTGTCGTCCGCCTTCAGCGCTGTGCCCACTCACAAGCCGGTGAAGAAG caAATCCAGTTTGTGGAGGATAAGCAGGAGTTCAGCAGGTTTCCCACCAAGACCGGACGTCGCTCGCTGTCCCGCTCTATCTCACAGTCATCCACCGACAGCTACAGCTCTG CCGCGTCATACACAGATAGCTCGGATGATGAGACTTCCCCTCGGGACAAAACTCAGGTGAACTCCAAAGGCAGCAGCGACTTCTGTGTCAAGAACATCAAACAGGCTGAATTTGGCAGACGTGAGATCGAGATTGCAGAGCAAG aTATGTCAGCTCTGATCTCACTGAGGAAGAGAGCTCAAAGTGAGAAACCATTGGCAGGTGCCAAAATTGTGGGCTGCACTCACATCACTGCCCAGACTGCA gtgctgATCGAGACTCTGGTGGCTCTGGGGGCTCAGTGCCGTTGGACTGCATGTAACATATACTCCACACAGAATGAAGTGGCTGCTGCTCTGTCAGAGACCG gtgtggcTGTATTCGCCTGGAAAGGGGAGTCTGAGGATGATTTCTGGTGGTGCATTGACCGTTGCGTCAACAGTGAGGGTTGGCAGCCTAACACG aTCCTTGATGATGGAGGAGACTTGACACACTGGATGTACAAGAAATACCCCAATGTATTCAAGAAGATCAGGGGTATTGTGGAGGAGAGTGTCACTGGGGTTCACAG GCTGTATCAGCTGTCCAAAGCTGGAAAACTTTGTGTACCTGCCATGAATGTCAACGACTCTGTGACGAAGCAGAAGTTTGACAACCTGTACTGCTGCAGAGAGTCAATCCTGGATGG CTTGAAGAGAACCACAGACATCATGTTTGGAGGCAAACAGGTGGTTGTTTGTGGGTATGGCGAG GTTGGAAAAGGATGCTGTGCTGCTCTGAAAGCTCTGGGAGCCATCGTCTGTGTTACAGAGATTGATCCCATCTGTGCCCTGCAGGCCTG CATGGATGGATTCAGGGTGGTCAAGCTGAACGAGGTCATTCGCCAGGTTGATGTCACCATCACATGCACAG GGAACAAGAATGTGGTGACCAGAGACCAGTTGGACCGGATGAAAAATGGCTCCATTGTCTGCAACATGGGACACTCCAACACTGAGATTGATGTG GCAAGTCTTAGGACCCCTGAGCTGACCTGGGAGAGGGTGCGCTCTCAGGTGGATCATGTTATTTGGCCTGATGGCAAGAGGGTCATTCTTCTGGCTGAG gGGCGTCTCCTTAACCTCAGCTGCTCCACTGTTCCTACCTTTGTCTTGTCCATCACAGCAACAACTCAG gCCCTGGCCCTCATCGAGTTGTACAATGCGCCTGAAGGACGTTACAAGCAGGATGTGTACTTGCTTCCCAAGAAGATGG ATGAGTATGTTGCCAGTCTGCACCTGGCCACTTTTGATGCCCACCTGACGGAGCTTTCTGATGATCAGGCAAAATACTTGGGCCTGAATAAGAATGGTCCTTTTAAACCCAACTACTACAG GTATTAG